The region CGGAGATCTCGGCGCAGCTGATGCCGGCGCGGCCCAGTCGCTCGCCCAGCCGCCGGGTCTCGTCCCGGCGGTTGGTGAAGACCATCACCCGCTCCAGGCTCTGGGTGGTGATCAGGTTGTAGAGCACCGCGAACTTCTCGTCGCTGGTCACAAGATAGACCACCTGCCGCACGGTCTCCACCGCCACCTGCTCCGGCTCGATCTCGACATGGACCGGATTCCGGGCCCACTGGTAGGCCAGCCGCTTGACATCCTCGTTGATGGTAGCGGAGTACAGCATGGTCTGCCGCTTCTCCCGGGCCGGCAGCCGATCCACCACCCGCCGCACATCCGGGATGAAGCCCATGTCCAGCATGCGGTCTGCCTCGTCGATGACCAGGATCTCCACAGAATCCAGGCGCACGATGCGGTTGCGGATGAAATCGAGAAGCCGGCCCGGCGTGGCGGCCACCACGTCCACGGGGACACTCTCCACCGCCCGCTGCTGCTTGTCGTAGTCGGCGCCGCCGAAAAGGGCCACCACGGCCAGGGGGCAATGGCGGCTCAGGGTCTCGCCATCGGCGGCGATCTGGATGGCCAGCTCCCGGGTGGGGGCCAGGATCAGGGCCCGGGGCGAGGCAACAGGACGATCGGCGGCCGGGGGCTGGGCCAGCAGGCGCTGGAAGATGGTGACGAGAAAGGCCGCGGTTTTGCCGGTGCCGGTCTGGGCCCGGCCCACCAGATCCCGGCCGGCCAGGGTCTCCCGGAGGGTCTCGGCCTGGATCGGCGTGCAGTAGCGGAAATCCAGATCCGCGATGGCGTGCATGATCCGGAGATCCAGCGCAAAGTCGTGGAAACGGGCCAGGCCTTCCTGGGGCGTCACCGGGAAGGCGTCGAGCTCCCACGCCTCTTGGACCCCGGCCGCCGCCGGGGCAGGGACGGCTTCGGCCGCCGGCTGGTCTGGGCTGCCGGCACCCTTCTTGCGGCGCCGGCGGCGCCGGCGTACCGCCGCCTCGGCCAGCGCCTCGCTGGCATCGGCGGCAAGGGGTGAGGAATCCGGCTCCCCCTCGGCCGGCCGGACCTCCTCTGTGGACAGGGCCGTCGTCCGCCGGTCGATTCCCACCAGGCGGCGCAGGCGGTTGCGGACAGTCTGCAAAAGTTTTCGCATGCTCTTTTCCCGATGATGGCTCCCTGACGCCGGCCACGGCCAGCCGGAAACCCCCGGCTCCATGCCCGGCTGGCTGGCATTCCCTATGGCAGCGACACTATACCTCGATACGGGCCTCGCTGCCGCCAGTCAAAAGGGCATGGATCAAGGTCAGGTATTCCCGGAGATGGCGGGTGAGAAGAAAATTCTCTCGCACGAATTCCCGGGCCTTGTTTCCCATCTCGGCGATCAGCTCCCGGTGATGGAGGAGGAAGCGGGTCCGGTGGGCGGTCCCTTCCGGGGTGCTGACCAGAAAGCCGGTGTGATAGTTCACCACCTGCCGCCGGATGCCCCCCACATCCCCGCCCAGAACCGGCTTGCCCTTCCACAGCCCCTCGGTGACGGTCAGCCCGAAGCCCTCGCGGGTGGATTTCTGGATGACGATGGTGGCCAGGCGCTGCAGGGCGTTGATCGTACGGTGGGCGTCCGGCGGCAGGAGCAGGACATGGATGTCCCGATCCCCCTCGGCGGCCGCCAGCACCTCGTCCAAGACCTCCCTGCCCTCCGGGTCGTCGGTGGCGCCCCCCCGCCGGCCAGGACCAGCTGCACGGGCAGGATCTGCCGGACCAGGCGGTAGGCCTTGATCACGCCCAGGGGGTCTTTGAAGCGATCGAAGCGGGAGATCTGGACCAGGAGGGGCCGGGCCGGGTCCAGGTTGAAGCGGTTGCGCACCGCCTCCAACTCCTCGGCCTCCAGATCCCGGTTCTTGGCGCTCAGGGGGTCGATGCTGGGAGCCACCAGAAACTGGGGGTGGGGCAGGATCTGGGCGAACTCGGCCATGGAAAAGATGCTGGCGTCGTACTGGGCGACATAGGGCTGCAACGCCTTCCAGACCGCGCGCACCGGCTGGCTGATATCGATATGCCCCCGCCAGATCCACTTGCCCTTGCGGTTGGGACAAAGCGCCAGGAGGGCCGCCGGCTGCGGATCGTGGATGACCACCACCTCCGCCTCCTCCAGCAGCGGCCTGAGCCTCTCGGCGTTGTCCGCGTTGACCTCTTCGTAGACCCGCCAGGCCTTCCGGTCCAGAAGCACCGGGTGACCCTGGAGCCCGTTATGGATGGACTTGGTGACGGCAAAGAACTCGCCGCTACCCTGGAGCACCTCCCAGTGGGCATCAAGGCCCAGGTCCCGCATGAGCGGCAGCATCCAGCCCAGGATCTCGGCCACCCCACCCCCTTCCCGGGTGGAATTCACGTGGATCACCCGCCGGCCGGCCAGCTTCCGACCCAGCATGCGCAGCTGGTCGATCACCGCCGCCCCCACCACCGCCTCGTAGGCATCTAGCACGGCTGCCCTCCGTGCTCCCGGAGGCGCCGCACCACCTCGGCCCGCAGCTCCGCCAGGGTGAAGAAGGTGATATCGATGCCATGCAGCGCCTCGACGGCAGGCTGGTATGCCGGACCGGCATCCGTGAGCCAGGCCGAAAAATCGTCGCTCCCCGCGCGGGTCCGGCGCCGGGCCTCCAGAAAGTGGTAGTAGACGGAGCTGGTGGTCATCCGCTCCACCGCCCGGCACAGCTCCTCGGGCCGGGCCACCCGGCGGCCGGTATCGAACACCACCGTGGTGGCCTCCATGAAGAAGAGCTCCGAGCCGACAGGCGCCTGCGGCACCACAAAAACCTCGCTCAGGCGCTGGTCGAGGAGCTCCACGACCTGCTCCCGCAAGGCCTCCAGATCAGGATAGGCATAGGGATCGATGGTGCCCAGCCGCTCGGCGAGAACCCGATCCCCGAGGTGAAACTTGGCCCAGACCGCGAAATCGTTCCGGTAGTCCGGGTTGTCGAAGGAGGGCACCAGGGGCGTTTCACAGAAGTGGTGGTACAAAACCGCAGGGCTTGCGACCGCCAGCCGCTCCCGGAGCTCCCGCAGGTTGACGGCCGCCGGCAGGCCACTCATGCGGATCAGAAGGGCGCAGTCGCGGATGACGAATTCTCCCATGCCTTGGCCCCCGAAGCGTGAAAGGCGGCTGCCGGTCGGCGGTTGCCGCCCCGGGTCACCCAGGACCGGAGGCAACAGCTGGCCGCCAGGCGCCAATCCTCCTGGTCGGATACCTGAATCCACCGCCGGCTGTCAAGGGGAACTGTCCCGGCCGGATGGCGGTGGC is a window of Thermodesulfobacteriota bacterium DNA encoding:
- a CDS encoding DEAD/DEAH box helicase, whose amino-acid sequence is MRKLLQTVRNRLRRLVGIDRRTTALSTEEVRPAEGEPDSSPLAADASEALAEAAVRRRRRRRKKGAGSPDQPAAEAVPAPAAAGVQEAWELDAFPVTPQEGLARFHDFALDLRIMHAIADLDFRYCTPIQAETLRETLAGRDLVGRAQTGTGKTAAFLVTIFQRLLAQPPAADRPVASPRALILAPTRELAIQIAADGETLSRHCPLAVVALFGGADYDKQQRAVESVPVDVVAATPGRLLDFIRNRIVRLDSVEILVIDEADRMLDMGFIPDVRRVVDRLPAREKRQTMLYSATINEDVKRLAYQWARNPVHVEIEPEQVAVETVRQVVYLVTSDEKFAVLYNLITTQSLERVMVFTNRRDETRRLGERLGRAGISCAEISGDVAQGKRLSTLERFRSGGIRVLVATDVAGRGVHIEGVSHVVNYNLPHDPEDYVHRIGRTGRAGASGIAVSFATEDEAFYLPPIEQLLGKPLSCT
- a CDS encoding DUF5752 family protein, which encodes MGEFVIRDCALLIRMSGLPAAVNLRELRERLAVASPAVLYHHFCETPLVPSFDNPDYRNDFAVWAKFHLGDRVLAERLGTIDPYAYPDLEALREQVVELLDQRLSEVFVVPQAPVGSELFFMEATTVVFDTGRRVARPEELCRAVERMTTSSVYYHFLEARRRTRAGSDDFSAWLTDAGPAYQPAVEALHGIDITFFTLAELRAEVVRRLREHGGQPC